The genomic stretch CGATGACTTTTCTGAAAGTGCGTTACCAGATTTTTGAAGCGGAAATTTGAAAACCGGACACCTTTCCATGTCAGTCATTTCTGGAAATATCAAACATGATTTTAATAAAACAACACCCTATATGATCCGACTTCATACCCGTTTTTACCCAAAACCCTTTTAAAAAACCCTTCCATTCTCAATCAATATTTTCACTCCAAAACTTCATTCTTATGTTTCATCACATCAAAAGAAGCAAAAGAAGTTGTGATTCAAGAAAAATATCGTTTATTTCATTCCTCATTGCTCACATTAATCTTGTTTTGTAGTTGAAAAACTTACATTTCATCCGAAAATGTATTTCCGAATTTTATATGAATTTCTCTGAAAATTCATTTCCGTCTGTCTGTCCATGCTACACTAAAGAATTGATTGGGAAATAGTAAGGGTAATTTGTGTAGAGATTGATACTATGTGAACCAAACGATCCAAAATCACCATAATGAGATACAAACATCATTTGATCGCAACATCACAATGTTGGAATACATATTCAAAGACAACAATCTTTATTCTCAGTTGGTCGATAACATATCTCGAGCAGGACTGGATTTTATTTTTCACGAAGCCAAACAAGCTGAGAATGTAGGTTTCGATAACTCAAAGTGTGGTTGCACACTTATGAAAATGAATGGTCTCCCATGTGCTTGTCATATTTAAAGGAAGGTGAAACTTGATAGCCCGATACGAATGGATGGAGTTTGCACTCACTAGAAAATGCTtaggtttgatgatgatgatgatgtcATGAAGGACGGTAAATCGAATATCTCTATCTTGACCGAACAGAAAGtgatacaagagagatttttAAAAACCGGTAACAATATGAAACTCCGCATCAAAGAGCAATTGAGGAAGATTGCTTATTCAAAAATCACAGACTTGAAATCTCTGTCTCAATCGGTAAAAAGAAAATGTTCTCTTAAGAAGGTCAAATCAACATTGAGTGACAATTCAACGATGTGGTCTCCTACCTATTTTGAATATGTTAGACAATTTATTTCCGGATTCTCAActccaaaatctcaaaaaagtGTTTTCAAAGGAGCTCGCATTAGCAAACCACATCCTTCACCGCCTCCACCAAAAATTCAATTCATTGATGAGATGCCGatttttatgcacaaatacattGAACAGATCATCAATGTTGAGGGTGACGATAATTGCGGTTTTCGAGTTGTTTCTACTTTGCTTGGTAAAGGAGAAGAGAATCACACACTTGTCCGCCATCAACTTATCAAAGAGTTGAAAGGCCATAAAGAATCATACACGCGACTATATGGAAGAATTTTTTTTGATGCAATTTATGAATTTTTTGTTCCTTGCATTAGTGGATTGACACGGTAGGATAAATGGACGCGCTTCCCTGAAATATGTCATCTCATATCAAATGCGTATGAAAGAGTGTGTATTGATCTTACAAGATACTGTTTTTCGAAAATACCTTTTCCATTGTGCATTGCCTcacctcaaaatccaaatgattgTATTATTATGTATGTTGGGTGAATTTCAAATCCGCGGCACTTTGTTCAAGTGTATTTGAAACCAGGATGTCCTATACCACTTACATCACGGGAATGGACAATTCATTCAACAACGAAAGTCGAGACTTTGCAATATCATTTTATGGAAAGGATGAAAGAGTTCACCAAATTAAACGAGATTGATAAAgaataaaataaacaaaaatcaGAGATGATACCACCCATAGATGTAGATTTAGCCGACGACACAAGTTTCAATTCATTTTAGTTTTTGTTCGACAATGTAAACTATATGTATATTTAAAATACATTGTTTCTACTTCATTTAGTTATGAAAATACACCTCAGCAAGATATTTACATAGATACATTTTCAGAAGCAAAATATACACAAATCTGAGACGTGACTCAAAATCAGCATAGTTTGTGTTTGAGATGCGTCCGGAGATACATTTCCAAAATCAATGAATATTTTGAATATTTCGCGAGGGTGTGGTAGCAACATATAAGTGCCTTAGGTAATTCCTTTTTTTTTTGTCAATGTTACTGGCTTTGAAACTCTATCAGACAACATACCGGCCTTTCTGCAATATCCAATGTCCATTATTTATATTTTAGGAAAACCAATTGACTCAATGAAAAAAAATCTTTTTCTCTCTATTTCCATTTGTAAAgattgaaaataaaaattaatctGCCTATATATGTAAAAGTTATAAATTACAACATACAGAATTAAGGAAAACGAAACTCATTTTAGCTTCAAACTCCTAATTTATTTGTTGATGAAAGAATTAAAAATAACTCGACTCCCCTAGCAGCAAATCGAGCATATCATCAGGAGTAAGAAGAGTTGTTCCACCAACAAGCAACTCTATATCAGGTCTTCCGCTTTCAGCCAATGCCTCCATTGCTTCTCGCACCTAGGTGAAGAAAAGTAACGCATAATCAATGTCATCTTTTAGAAAATATTTGTAGACTTAGAAACCAACTAGGTATAGATGAGACCAAGGCATTCAAGAACTTTACCTCTAGTCCGTTAATGCCCCCAATGACAAACACCAAAATGACATTTTGATCAGCAAGACTTGGTTTAGCCTGCAGCATTTGTATCGACAGGAAGGATAGAAAAGGGAGAAAAAAATAATGATTAGCATATTTGAAAAAATGGACGACTAAAACAAAAGTCCTGCATATGTTAAGGAACCATAATCACCTGACCAAGGCCAAATCTTCCAAACCCACTCTTAAACAGGCGCCCCACAGTGGAAGAATGATATTCTAACCCAGCCACATCGTACTTGCCCAGCACCCTAGTCAGTAGCTTATAAACCAACCCTTTTCCTACATAGGTATCCTCGTCAAAATTGCCCCCCACAGTCAATGAACCATCCCTCAATGGTACATTCTTTCTTTTCAGATCAGATAATTTATGAAGAAACTTGAAGAAGTTATCCACCCTATCACGCAACTCCAACTTTAGTTGCATGTCACCGTATACTTGTTCATTTTTATTATCATCCTCGTCATCTTCTTCACCCCATTTGCCCCACTgatcatcatcaaaatcatcaatATCCAGCACTTCAGTAGCTTCCTCTGATTTTAACTTGCTTACATTAGCTTCAAGTTCTTTCTTTAGTCCATCTAGAAACTTTAGATTTACTACAGATGGGTTTTCAAGAAGAGCATCTACAACGGCTTCTTTTAACATTCGTTCCTCTTGCCAAGAAAATGGCCCATCAGAACCAGATGTTGGAAAATTCTCACCTGCCAAAATATATCCGATGATCATTAACAGCAAAGCATCTTGCAAAGAAATCAGACCCTTTGAGATATCCCTTTTCCCTTTATTTTCGTGTGATCCCAACAGAGCACTCTTATTTATGAGATCACCAATTTGAGCGGCAAGACTTTGACTGGTTTCTCCTGAGCTTACACTCAGAATTTTCACTGCACTGCTAAATGCATCCCATTTGGTGCAATTTGATTCCTCAAGGGCTGATAATGTGGCTGATGCTAATTGGATAATTCCTTTGTTCCTTAGAAAAGAAGATTGGCTCCTGGACAATGCTTTGATCATAGCTTGCAACTCAGGTGTTGTAACAATAGAAGGACGAGATTTCACATTCACAGTAACATTTTCCTTGCGCAAAGTTTCCTGTAGCCATTTCTTTACCAGTAAGGCCCCATCTTTTGTTCTTCTATCTAGTATAGCTTCCAAGAATGGCATGCCACGAAAATTATCAGAGGAGACAAAAGACCCAGTGAGTATATCTATACCGGCGTGACTAGGCTTGTCGTGAATTTTTTGACAAAGATTAATCAAGTCTGCAACCTGAGAATCGGAATTACCAGAGTTCCACCCGCATAAAAAAGCTTCAACGCTCTCTAAAAGCCGAAAATTGTCTACTTTCCAAGCTTCTTCATTAAGGATCTTTGCAAGTGGTATCTGAACATCTAAAGGAGCGCGTTGAAGGTAAGAAGAACCAAGTTTGAGTTGGCTTCCTGAACCTACGTGGGAAATTGTTCTTTCTCTACGAGGCAAAGCAGAAAATATACGGTCAATAAGTGAGTCCCCGTGACAACAAGGAGTGAGAAGATCGAGTGTGCGATCAATGAGTAAAAGCCCCGCAGAGCGTTTACGGCGCCCTATGTCATAAAGACTTGACATGTCAGTCAAAATTTTCCCAACAGTTTTTGACGTATCACCGAGGGAGAAAATTTCCATTTTCAAGTCCATCTATACCATAAACAAAAGGAAAAATGGTCAAGGTAACAAATTAGCGTAGAAACAACAAACAAAAAGGTATTCTAACTGATGGAAAATATAACAATATTTTCTATACAATAACAAAATCCTATTCCCTATTAAGTGGGGTTAGTTACATGGATTAAATGACACTGTCATGTTCTATTAAATACCAAGTTTTTGAAAAGGAAATATAGATCAAGGTATATTTCAATCGGTAAAATCTTAAAAGATAAGTTTCATTCAagtattattatttttttcaaaaaaagGCTTTAAGTGATTCTGGCATGCAGCAGTTCTATGACAGGTCTTTCATGATGTACAAGAATTCTTAGAAATTTTTATCCAGAAAAAAATCGTGAATTCAAGTCACCAAAAGTTGCTGCACACATTTCAACCAAATAATGCATGTCATCTGTTACCTTGGCTGCCAAATGGTAGAGAAAGTGTGCCGTGAGAGTTGCCCCAGGAGGCACATCATCAGTATCGGAGAGCAAGCCAGTACTCAAGGGAGGCAAACCAGGACTAATGGAATCTTCATGTCCAGCTGATAAGTATGATTCAGACACCAATCCTTCTGAAGGAAGAACAAATGCTCTGGGGGAAATGGGACATAAAATCATGGGAAAATGGTGAACAGAAATAACCAATTTCTGCACAGTATCTGCAATATAGTCTAATGGATTGTGTTCATAAAAATCTCTTCCACTTGAACTAGCTTCAAGATGAGGAACATCCTCTCCACCGGAAGGAAACTGCAAGCGGCCTCCATCTTCAAAGTCAAGTTTTTCCTGTAAGAGGCTACCAATATGCCTAGGTTTTTTCCCAGATTTCTTACTTAGCTCTTCATAATCTTGAACCAGTAAAGATTCATATTCATGATATGCATCTGGTCCGAGAGGTGAATCAGGAAACACTGAGTGAGCCATCTGCATTTTAACTAGAATTATAAAATCCAAAAAAAAGgataaaaacaaaagaaaactGGTAGCAAAGAAGTGTTGGAAAAAATAGCTGTAAATTGGTATTAGCACTACAGTATCGTATTTATAGATAAATAGTTTTACccttattatttttatttttttaacaAACTTTTTACCATTGTGTTGATCCTTGCTTATTTTAAAGATTTGACTCATCTAAAGTGAGCAATTCACTTTGGAAGGTAAAGTAAGTATTCTTAATCTTAATGAATAAATCAGCGGTAGGTGTTAAGAGCACATACACAACAAACCGTAAACGTGTTGAGATTAATTACTTTATCTTCCAAAAATGTTCATTTTAGAAGATAAATCCTTCAACTAAAAAATGATTTCATGCATTACCTTTGGCGAAAAATAACTCCTCTTATCCAGATCAATATAAGTTTAAGAAAACTAAAATTATTACTGCTGATCAACTAAGCTACCTCAATTGCTTATGGCCTGTGTTGACTTATTCCTATGACATACACGTATGAAGTATTGGAGACAGCCCAAACTTTTTTTAACACAGCTAATCAATTCCACTCTTACCATAAGaacaattttttaaaataattaaaagcAAGACTGTCTTTGAGGGCATGCAAGGAAGGCTACCGTACAAAGCCCAAAATTTGACAAATTTAAACTGTGGCTAACAAAGGTCCGTATTTGATTTGCCACACTTAAACCGTGGTTAGCCCTACACAGAACCTCCGAAAACTTACGACGGCCCAAATTATAAGAAACAGTTACTTCTAGTCACCTCTAATTCTATCAGTCAATTACCGGATTTGCAACTTTCCAACCAGTAACATATTATGAAGATCTGCGTGCTAATAAACAAACCATGGATAATGGTGCAGCATAACTCATTCTTCAGAGACTAGTAGCTAATTTTACCATTGCAACAGAAAGACAGAGACGTCATTATTATATATGCTAAGTTAATAGTGTTATATTCTAAAACTATCTCGGATTTTATGTAAAAAGATTGAGAATAGAATTACATGGTCAAAGCAAAAACTAAATTGGAATATCATGCTCCAATACTGAATTACATATAAAGTTAACCTCAttcaaagaagaagaagaaaagaacATAGCTTTCATCCAGATCAAATTATTCCAAAAATATGAACTAAGGCTTGTAAATAAATATTTGACATGATTGTGTCATATTTTTAAGAAAAGACGCGGCACATTCTAATCCAGAGGTAAAATCAatctctttttttttataaatatagGTGAAACCAGCATCAATTTTATAGAGCATGGAACAATAATACCCAAACATATACAGCcaagaaaagaaaaggaaaatagaaaGAGAAACGAGCAGAAACAGTAAATAAGCACCTCAGAGATAGATGTAAATATAGTGCATTGACGAACAACTTGATGTGACGTCAAACAACGCAAAATATACCGATGTGCATCACTTAGTAGGCGCGATATGATAACCACAATTTTTCTCGCAGGATCAGAATGCGAGTTCCAATCACCCACCTGAATAAGGAACTGTCAATAAAAGTATATATAATGTGGCTAACTCAAAAGTAGTCATAGTCTATTATAGAACAAACACCTTTGGTACACACAAAAATATAAGCCATAAATATAAGCCGGCAGATGTAAAGAATTTACACACGCACAAAGATGATGTGAACTACACGTGTGGATGGATACATAGAGCACTTCTTATGAATTAAAACTACAAAAGGATGTAAAGGATATGTCTGATCATTATCTGCAAGTGCTAAAACTTCCCAGTTTTGTGTGTTCAAATAGATGTATATGCGAAGTTTATGCGATTAAAAACAATATTCAAAAGGGATCTTAAGAGGAGAAGTTGAATACGACCTTCAATATTTGTGGCACAAAGAAGCCCGCGTCTTATATAGAGATAAACAGCAAAAAACAGCATGCTCTATTCACACAAAGAATGAAAACACTTTGTATATTACAGTATGCACAGAAAGACACTTTGACAACATGCGAAACTAGTACTCACCGCATCAAGTACACTCGTGTTTTCCAAACTACAGACAGCCCACGCTCCAAGTTCAAGAAGTACAGGATATGCCCCAATAAATTGGAAACTCTCGGTAGCTCCAGCATCTAAATAAACCACTGCACCTTCAATATGTTCTGATATCTGAAAAAGAAGAGGAATGACTAAAATTCAAGAAATAATTACAAGAAAAGGATCATAACAATAATGCATTCGGGGTACTATCTTCCCTAAAACTATACAAACGTAACCAAAATCACCACTTAAAATATTTACTATACATATACCTAATTGATTCTAAATTGTGTCAAAATTAAAGAACACAATGGTTCAAATTGTTGAATGTATTATATAAACAGAATAAAAAAAGTAATGATGAAAAGAAAATATGAAATTTTTATTCAATTGAATGCACTATGAATTTGGCTATAAAACCAAATTGAAGTTTCTTGTTAGAAAGGGTTGGTTCTCAGTTATAACGGTTTGTAGCATTTGGATACCTGTCTAATGGAGTCGATGCAGGATTTGATAACATCGACGGAAGCCATTTTACCTCTTCTACTTTTTCTGCTTCAGCAGAAGAGAGTTACTTTGAGCAGAAACTCGATGCCTCAAACATGCGAGGGAAGGTTGAATTGGGATAAAATTGAATTCGTTTGGGAAGAAATTGCGTAATGGTTTGGAATTGGGAATTGAGAGGGAACGGGTCAGAAGTGCGTTGTTCCTGATTCTGATAGAACAGAATTGGGTGTCAGGAGAAATTGCGATTAGAGAGGGCGGATCCTGCTGATCGGCTTTGCTCCTTTCCTCCACGGAGAGTCGGAGCACAGTCCGTTTTCTTATTggtaaaaagaaaaaaaaattgtaactctttctttttcttaaaaaaaaaaaaaaagagtttgCATCTCTTTTCCTAATAAAGGGTTAAAGTCCAATTCATTTCAAATTCATTTCACTTGATTAAAAATATATAAGTAGTTTACATGCAAAGAACAATGTATATTTTTTTATCTCTACTTTTATTATACTCATCTTGAATGTTGAACTGATTTTGGGGTTAGAGTGTTAACCGTGAAGGTCCATCTCGCGTCGTCGTGACGGAGATCAACACCACAATTCAAGATCATCAATTCTCCAATTGCATCTATCTTTGGTTCTCAAATGGATTAGTGATGCCATTTGTGGAAATCGACTTCTGATTCTTACGATTTCCATGATTTCAGATCCAATCTCCGATTTATCAATTTATAATCTCCTCAGGTCACCGAATGAAAAACACTCAGAAGCAAACACAAAGATTTATCGCAGTCGATTCAATTAATCATCGTTTCAATTACGATTCGTTGGATTTCAAATCTATGATTTCCTCGAGAACTCCGTAAAGCAAAAAAGAAAGAATCTTATATCCAGATCTAGGTTTACACCAAAGACCGAAGGCAATTTCCTTGAAGATAATGTTAAAGGTTCACGATCCATCCCCCGATCTAACGTCGCTGATACTTCCTGCTACTAACGAGGTACTCACTGTAGCAAAAGCGAAGATACGACGAGTTAACAGTTAAAGTCATCGGGATAAGACGAGTTCATAGTTAACTACGGGCATGGAGCTGGTACCAAAGCTCCTTCTATAGGTACCAAAGGATCTCCATATGAGTAATGGAGACCTCTGCTAGCCTGATCCAATAGTTCGTGATGAATCTCACATGACAAATGAAGCTACATCACCCCCAACAAATCAAAATGGATGTCAAACACAAAGTTGTTTGTGGTTTAGCATGTCGACCCTGTTACATCCTTTCCATATCGCTTGGGCCAATCAAATAATGTAAGCCCACAAAATATGTTAAGGATAAGGCGCCCAAGACTCATGCGCGCGGAAATTGGGCGTCAATTATCTCTAATCCCCGACCAGATTCGATGTTCCAAAGGAAAGACTGGATGGGAAGAACAATACATGTTCCTTCGATTGAGGTCATAGAGGCGGGTATCTCAAGGAACATCGCCCATATCTGACTATCATCCTGGGTCACCCCAAACTGGATCTTTTATAAGCAAATCTTCAACCACCTGTTGATCGCTTAAGATAGATACCCACTTCGGAGCAAGATAAGAATCAGGACGTCTTGTCTCGGTGATCAGAAAATGTTACGCACTAGAATATCCGACAGAAACAATTATGGGGTCCTAAGATTCCAACAGTTGTCCTTACGACACGTACTCGATGGGGTCAACCATACAATGGTACACCGACTCTCCAAGATAAGGTGGGGCACCCTAACATCCCACCTAACCAAAGAAGATCATACTCATCAAAAGGCAGAATTGTTGTTGAAGATCTATTTATTTAGTCATTCCATTATGTCACTATAACAAATTCAATATATTATTAATATAAATGTTTATCCATCCTCTATTTTGTTCCTTTGTTGTATTACTCCCTGTCTCTCTTTCTTTTAGAGTGCTCAAGACATGGGTAACAAATCTTAAATGCATTTCTCGCATGACTGCGTATTTGATACAGACTAAACGCATTTATGCGCATTTGATACGGCTTAAACACATTCCTCACATGAATGTGTATCTAATATAGACTAAATGTGTTTATATGCATCTAATATGAGATGAATGTGTATCCAATATAGATTAAACGCATTTCTACGTATTTGGCACGACATAAACGCATTCCTTACATGATTGCGTATCTGATATAGAGTAAACACATTTATGAGCATCTAATACGACTTAGACGCATTCCTCACATGACTTCTCATCTAATATAGATTACACATATTTATGTGTAGCTGACGCACCCCCTTCAGATCTAACCAATCCAAAGGCGTTAGTCGGTAGCAAGGACAGGGATCCTACCCTTGGCAGGGGAACTTTCCTCTGTGGTGCAGAGCATGGTGCAAATATATGACCATAACTTTTTCAGTCTCACTAGTGCTAAGAAAATCGCTAGATACATAGAATAAATGTAGTAACCAAAAGTGATAGTTAACGTCATTCAATGCACTAAGTCGCCAATCACAATGGCAGAGGGAGCACATCTATTAGCTGGAATTTTCGACAAGGGAAAATATCTCAATACAATTAGAAGACTTCGAGCAAGTTAAGGTCAATTAGATGTTTTTCAAAATGTTATGGCGAAAAGGTCGAAGTTTCAAGAGGAGGGGTGCAAATGGGACTTGGAAGTTTTCGGGAAAAAGGAACATTTCTTCTAGAATTTTGACGACATGATGGTTTGAGTTTTCAACTATGTTGAATAGCAGTTACTTAGGCGCGAAGAAGTGTTTTATTCAAATAAATAACTACTTCTCAGTCTTATCCAAGAAACACATTGAGAATATTCAGAAGCAAGGCGCGTGCAAGGATCTGCATGGTGAAGGATGGAGAAATGAAAATTAGGAAACAATTATTTTAAACTTGTACAAATAGGGATTCTAGTGTTAGAATTTAGGGTATTCATTTAATTTCACTATAAATTCTCACAAATACTCAAAGTATCAACGTTAGAGAGAAATGAGTTCACTGAGAAATGTATGAATCTTGAAACACCATTTTCATTCAAATGCAAAGTATTTCATTTCAGTTTATGATCTTTGTCAATTTACCTTCATTTTTCTTTTAACTGCATTGTTATTGTACCTTTACTTTACaaacttttttcctttttctaCATTGTTGAAATCACTATATTTTTAAACTGTTTCGACCACGTCTAAATCTTTCACAATCTTTACACAAACTATAAACAAAAGGTTTTAGCACTATGTCCTAGGGTTCTCTAGTTGATTCTGCAAGTAACCTTCAATAAGAGACTAGTGGTTGTTTACTAAATTTCCTAGTAAACAAATTGTTATGCCCAATGGGATATGTGTTAAACTCTTATCTTTTATAGATACACATAAGTTTTCTCTTATAAAACTTGTTTTGTGTTCATGAATTGTTCTGGGTAGTTTGTATGTGTTTAAGAAATGGAAATTCTTTACCAAAAATGATGTGTCCTCCTATAGATAACACCAGATCATAGAACAATCCCTAGAATCTAGTAGAAAAACCAGTCGAATCGACGATTGAAGAGGTCGTTATTTTAACACCCGTTAGGACGACTTCCCCAGTGGTATCATCAATGCCAGTTGCACCAGTACCATCACAAGGGATAACACCCCCACCATTGCCAAATAATACCATATTAAACCCTATGGTCGCAAGGCCCCTGTTTGGGTTCTCAATGCCAATGAATAATAGGGAGTACCATTATGGCATGCCAACATCGATGACGGTTGACCTTCATGCTAATATGTCAACTTTTAGTGATAATGCAATGGCCACTGAGCCATCACATAATCCATAAAATGCCTCGACTTTGACCATCAACAATATGGTTCGACCAGGAGGGATAGGCTACATCCCTTAGATGACGTTATCTTTGAACATCACTTCCATGATGGCCATGAGGCAATAAATAGACGAGAGTAGCTTAGTGTTAGTTAACACTCTCACCAACAAATGAGGACCATTTTCAATATGTTGATTATGAATACAAACCAACCCTATGAATTATTGGCAAACAAAATAGGGCAAATAACTGACTTTTTTTGCCACTCCTCAATTTTTGACTCGACCAACCCCTCAGATATGAAAACGGGATAACATTAGTGAATGTAGGCCAAAACCAAGGATTTCAACCAGAACCAATCCCAAATAGGGAAACATAATAATACATAGGTCAGCGCAACCCCATACCTTTAATGGTTCAGAGAAACCAAGATATTGATCAAGTTCTCCGACATATCCAACAAAACACTTCTAGAGGACATAACAACATAACCAATGTGGTCGAACAGATTTTGGCCCAAAATGGCCTAAATGTGGGACTCCACAAACCTAACTTTATATCTCATTTATCAGAATACGTTCGACAAACAGAGTTGCCCAGGGGTTGGAAAGTCCCCAAATTCACTAAGCTCGTTGGCGACACTAGTGAGTCGACAGTCGAACATATCGCCGGGTATCAAACCGAAGATAGTGACATTCTGAACAATGAGAATTTGAAACTGAAATATTTTCCAAACTCTCTTATAAGAAATGCCTTGACTTGGTTCACCATACTTCCTCCATACTATGTTTGGCTAGTGTTAGGCGGAAAGTTCCTGAGTCGATTGATGATCTTCTAAACAGGTTCAGATTTATTAAAGCAAGATGCTTTACACAAGTCCATGAACACAAGTTAGTCGAAATGGATGCACGTTGTCTGGATTATTCCATTGGAAAGAAGTTGGATACTCAGTACCTTAGGGACATGGCACAATTGGAAGACAGGGTTCGCCGGGTCGAACGCTTGAAGGCAGAAAAAGCCAGAAATAATAAGTATCATATAAAAGAAAAAGTTGCGTAAATAAAGGCAAACA from Lathyrus oleraceus cultivar Zhongwan6 chromosome 7, CAAS_Psat_ZW6_1.0, whole genome shotgun sequence encodes the following:
- the LOC127107441 gene encoding sec1 family domain-containing protein MIP3 encodes the protein MASVDVIKSCIDSIRQISEHIEGAVVYLDAGATESFQFIGAYPVLLELGAWAVCSLENTSVLDAVGDWNSHSDPARKIVVIISRLLSDAHRYILRCLTSHQVVRQCTIFTSISEMAHSVFPDSPLGPDAYHEYESLLVQDYEELSKKSGKKPRHIGSLLQEKLDFEDGGRLQFPSGGEDVPHLEASSSGRDFYEHNPLDYIADTVQKLVISVHHFPMILCPISPRAFVLPSEGLVSESYLSAGHEDSISPGLPPLSTGLLSDTDDVPPGATLTAHFLYHLAAKMDLKMEIFSLGDTSKTVGKILTDMSSLYDIGRRKRSAGLLLIDRTLDLLTPCCHGDSLIDRIFSALPRRERTISHVGSGSQLKLGSSYLQRAPLDVQIPLAKILNEEAWKVDNFRLLESVEAFLCGWNSGNSDSQVADLINLCQKIHDKPSHAGIDILTGSFVSSDNFRGMPFLEAILDRRTKDGALLVKKWLQETLRKENVTVNVKSRPSIVTTPELQAMIKALSRSQSSFLRNKGIIQLASATLSALEESNCTKWDAFSSAVKILSVSSGETSQSLAAQIGDLINKSALLGSHENKGKRDISKGLISLQDALLLMIIGYILAGENFPTSGSDGPFSWQEERMLKEAVVDALLENPSVVNLKFLDGLKKELEANVSKLKSEEATEVLDIDDFDDDQWGKWGEEDDEDDNKNEQVYGDMQLKLELRDRVDNFFKFLHKLSDLKRKNVPLRDGSLTVGGNFDEDTYVGKGLVYKLLTRVLGKYDVAGLEYHSSTVGRLFKSGFGRFGLGQAKPSLADQNVILVFVIGGINGLEVREAMEALAESGRPDIELLVGGTTLLTPDDMLDLLLGESSYF